In the genome of Magnolia sinica isolate HGM2019 chromosome 2, MsV1, whole genome shotgun sequence, one region contains:
- the LOC131233744 gene encoding LRR receptor kinase SERK2-like isoform X3 gives MRTLLCGLQGNNITGEIPKEFGSLSSLTSLDLEHNRLTGEIPASLGNLTKLQFLILSQNNLSGNIPATISNLPSLINLQLASNNLSGRVPDRLFQLPKYNFTGNNLNCGVNFPNLCASKTSDGGGSRKPKIAIVFGTIGGVMGVLLCSAVLFLLWKGRHKGYRREVFVDVAGEDDRRIAFGQLKRFAWRELQLATDSFSEKNILGQGGFGKVYKGVLADNTKIAVKRLTDYESPGGEAAFLREVEMISVAVHKNLLRLIGFCTTPSERLLVYPFMQNLSVAYRLREVKPGEPVLEWPTRKRVALGTARGLEYLHEHCNPKIIHRDVKAANVLLDEDFEAVVGDFGLAKLVDVRKTNVTTQVRGTMGHIAPEYLSTGKSSERTDVFGYGIMLLELVTGQRAIDFSRLEEEDDVLLLDHVKKLEREKRLDAIVDHNLHRNYDCLEVEMMIKVALLCTQATPEDRPTMSEVVRMLEGEGLAERWEEWQQVEVTRRQEFERLQRRFDWGEDSVYNQEAIELSGGR, from the exons TGGATTGCAAGGTAACAATATAACCGGGGAGATTCCAAAAGAGTTCGGAAGCCTATCGAGTTTGACAAGCTTGGATTTGGAGCATAACCGGTTAACTGGAGAGATACCAGCTTCCCTTGGCAATCTGACCAAGCTTCAGTTCTT GATTTTGAGTCAAAATAATCTCAGTGGAAATATTCCTGCCACAATTTCGAATCTTCCAAGCTTGATAAATCT TCAGCTTGCTTCCAATAATCTCAGTGGCCGGGTACCTGATCGACTGTTTCAGCTTCCTAAATACAA TTTTACAGGAAACAATTTGAACTGTGGCGTAAATTTTCCAAACCTATGTGCCTCCAAGACTTCTGATGGAG GTGGTTCCCGTAAACCAAAGATTGCCATTGTATTTGGAACTATTGGAGGTGTGATGGGAGTCCTCCTTTGCAGTGCTGTACTGTTTCTTCTGTGGAAGGGCAGGCATAAAGGTTATCGGCGTGAAGTTTTCGTGGATGTTGCAG GTGAAGATGACCGCAGAATTGCATTTGGGCAATTGAAAAGATTTGCATGGCGGGAATTGCAACTGGCAACAGATAGCTTTAGTGAGAAAAACATTCTTGGACAGGGGGGCTTTGGAAAGGTATATAAAGGAGTGCTTGCAGATAATACAAAAATAGCTGTGAAACGACTGACTGATTATGAAAGTCCTGGAGGAGAGGCAGCTTTCCTACGTGAAGTTGAGATGATAAGTGTTGCGGTTCACAAAAATCTTTTGAGGTTGATCGGGTTCTGCACAACACCGTCGGAACGGCTTCTGGTTTACCCTTTTATGCAAAACCTAAGTGTTGCCTATCGTTTACGAG AGGTTAAACCTGGAGAGCCAGTATTAGAGTGGCCCACGAGAAAGCGAGTGGCTTTAGGCACAGCTCGTGGTCTAGAGTATCTTCACGAACATTGCAATCCCAAAATCATTCATCGTGATGTTAAAGCTGCCAATGTTTTACTGGACGAAGATTTTGAAGCAGTTGTAGGGGACTTCGGCCTAGCAAAATTGGTAGATGTAAGAAAGACTAATGTGACAACTCAAGTTCGTGGGACTATGGGCCATATAGCACCCGAATATCTATCAACTGGGAAGTCATCAGAGAGGACTGATGTTTTTGGATATGGGATCATGCTTCTAGAACTTGTGACTGGACAACGTGCAATAGATTTCTCGCgattggaggaagaagatgacgtATTATTGCTTGACCAT GTGAAGAAGCTAGAAAGAGAGAAGCGACTGGATGCAATTGTCGATCACAACCTACACAGGAATTACGACTGTCTTGaagtggagatgatgatcaaaGTCGCATTGCTTTGCACGCAGGCAACACCTGAGGACCGACCAACGATGTCGGAGGTAGTTCGGATGCTGGAAGGGGAGGGGCTTGCTGAGAGGTGGGAGGAATGGCAGCAGGTCGAAGTGACCCGCAGGCAGGAATTCGAGAGGCTACAGAGGAGATTCGATTGGGGCGAAGATTCTGTGTATAACCAGGAGGCAATCGAATTGTCCGGCGGAAGATAG
- the LOC131233744 gene encoding LRR receptor kinase SERK2-like isoform X2: protein MGFSGTLSPSIGSLKTLSTLGLQGNNITGEIPKEFGSLSSLTSLDLEHNRLTGEIPASLGNLTKLQFLILSQNNLSGNIPATISNLPSLINLQLASNNLSGRVPDRLFQLPKYNFTGNNLNCGVNFPNLCASKTSDGGGSRKPKIAIVFGTIGGVMGVLLCSAVLFLLWKGRHKGYRREVFVDVAGEDDRRIAFGQLKRFAWRELQLATDSFSEKNILGQGGFGKVYKGVLADNTKIAVKRLTDYESPGGEAAFLREVEMISVAVHKNLLRLIGFCTTPSERLLVYPFMQNLSVAYRLREVKPGEPVLEWPTRKRVALGTARGLEYLHEHCNPKIIHRDVKAANVLLDEDFEAVVGDFGLAKLVDVRKTNVTTQVRGTMGHIAPEYLSTGKSSERTDVFGYGIMLLELVTGQRAIDFSRLEEEDDVLLLDHVKKLEREKRLDAIVDHNLHRNYDCLEVEMMIKVALLCTQATPEDRPTMSEVVRMLEGEGLAERWEEWQQVEVTRRQEFERLQRRFDWGEDSVYNQEAIELSGGR from the exons TGGATTGCAAGGTAACAATATAACCGGGGAGATTCCAAAAGAGTTCGGAAGCCTATCGAGTTTGACAAGCTTGGATTTGGAGCATAACCGGTTAACTGGAGAGATACCAGCTTCCCTTGGCAATCTGACCAAGCTTCAGTTCTT GATTTTGAGTCAAAATAATCTCAGTGGAAATATTCCTGCCACAATTTCGAATCTTCCAAGCTTGATAAATCT TCAGCTTGCTTCCAATAATCTCAGTGGCCGGGTACCTGATCGACTGTTTCAGCTTCCTAAATACAA TTTTACAGGAAACAATTTGAACTGTGGCGTAAATTTTCCAAACCTATGTGCCTCCAAGACTTCTGATGGAG GTGGTTCCCGTAAACCAAAGATTGCCATTGTATTTGGAACTATTGGAGGTGTGATGGGAGTCCTCCTTTGCAGTGCTGTACTGTTTCTTCTGTGGAAGGGCAGGCATAAAGGTTATCGGCGTGAAGTTTTCGTGGATGTTGCAG GTGAAGATGACCGCAGAATTGCATTTGGGCAATTGAAAAGATTTGCATGGCGGGAATTGCAACTGGCAACAGATAGCTTTAGTGAGAAAAACATTCTTGGACAGGGGGGCTTTGGAAAGGTATATAAAGGAGTGCTTGCAGATAATACAAAAATAGCTGTGAAACGACTGACTGATTATGAAAGTCCTGGAGGAGAGGCAGCTTTCCTACGTGAAGTTGAGATGATAAGTGTTGCGGTTCACAAAAATCTTTTGAGGTTGATCGGGTTCTGCACAACACCGTCGGAACGGCTTCTGGTTTACCCTTTTATGCAAAACCTAAGTGTTGCCTATCGTTTACGAG AGGTTAAACCTGGAGAGCCAGTATTAGAGTGGCCCACGAGAAAGCGAGTGGCTTTAGGCACAGCTCGTGGTCTAGAGTATCTTCACGAACATTGCAATCCCAAAATCATTCATCGTGATGTTAAAGCTGCCAATGTTTTACTGGACGAAGATTTTGAAGCAGTTGTAGGGGACTTCGGCCTAGCAAAATTGGTAGATGTAAGAAAGACTAATGTGACAACTCAAGTTCGTGGGACTATGGGCCATATAGCACCCGAATATCTATCAACTGGGAAGTCATCAGAGAGGACTGATGTTTTTGGATATGGGATCATGCTTCTAGAACTTGTGACTGGACAACGTGCAATAGATTTCTCGCgattggaggaagaagatgacgtATTATTGCTTGACCAT GTGAAGAAGCTAGAAAGAGAGAAGCGACTGGATGCAATTGTCGATCACAACCTACACAGGAATTACGACTGTCTTGaagtggagatgatgatcaaaGTCGCATTGCTTTGCACGCAGGCAACACCTGAGGACCGACCAACGATGTCGGAGGTAGTTCGGATGCTGGAAGGGGAGGGGCTTGCTGAGAGGTGGGAGGAATGGCAGCAGGTCGAAGTGACCCGCAGGCAGGAATTCGAGAGGCTACAGAGGAGATTCGATTGGGGCGAAGATTCTGTGTATAACCAGGAGGCAATCGAATTGTCCGGCGGAAGATAG